The genomic stretch TTGGTttatgtagaaaaaaaaatctaagttGCGGAGggggtttttcttttatttttaatgatctgCGAATTGAGCTGTTGCACTGGAATCATTCCTAATAggcaattttttttatatataatgtgtgtgtgtgtatatatatatatatatatatatatatatatatatatatgagcgcCATTAAATTAGTTTGCTTCGTTTGCAGAGCTTTGTCCGAGCTTCGCAATCACAACGGATCTCCACAGCGTCGCTAATAACAGTCATGTACTTTAATAATGTATGTTTGATCTATGAACGCCGCTCTGTCGGTACGATTACTCAGCGACTCGGAAAGCTGACTCAACCCGActtcattttgttgttttttgttgttgtacagTCCGACAATCTTGTTCTCGCAggatttatttaatgaatttcagttatttttatgttttttatctgGGTTTGGACTtggcttttgtgtttgtttaactaaggggagaaaataaatgttacaaagtgaaatgtaaatattgtgtaTCATTCTACATAAATCTGTGAATAAGTACacttgtgttttatttctttagaaGCACACCTTATATCTGAATCAGAGTTTCATATAAATGTATAGTCTCAAAATACAAAACCCTGTAGTTGCCCAACGAGCAGCTGTCCAGTTTATGTCCTGTCGAGGGAGGAGGTTCACTGAGGGTGTTAATAAAACGCAGAGATGCCACGCTGGGCAGAAATGTTTTTGTGACGAGAAAGATGCAGTCTCGGCTGTCAGCGTGGGCGTCTCCTTCCCAGCATCACCGCTAACCCGGCCCCCCTCACCAGCAGTGAAACCGATTAGTTTAAAAGTGTGTATTTTAATGAAGCCGTTTTCAAGAAGCCGAGTCAAGATGTTCTCATGCGGCGCTGATGACACGCGTTCGAGTAGTTCTGTGTTCAGTTTCACGAGCCCGGCCTGTTCAGGGTCCATGTCTGGAGGATAATTTATCGCGGGTTAAGATGATCTGTTCATTGACATGATATCATGTAAACCTGGACAGATAGGATCAAAAAAGCACCGACCCGAGCAACCTGCAGCGCGGGTGCGAAGTCGTTTAGCTGGAAATGAAATTGGGCGCCTTGTTGAACGATAGTCCTCGAGTCTGAACGGAATGATGTGGAGGAAAACGCATTAACACCCATCAGCTGGTGAGGAAATGATGTACAGGGGAAGATTGTTTATCTTTAGTTTGactttattacaaaaatacagaacaaaatgTGATCGTGTTTATTAAACCAGCACCCGGGGTATCTCCTATTCATTCCACTGCCAATATTTTCTtcataaacttgtttttaaaaagcaaaatgtctgtgtgtttgttttgcatatgAAAAGAATCTCCATATGTTTAAATTCCCTGATATCCGAGGGGCTCAGCGACCGTCGGTTCTCCGGCACGATCCCCGGCTCAGATGGTCCGTAAGGGCGGTTTGCAGTAGTGCCCGTCCGGGTTCTTCTCGGGGGGGCAGGGGTGGGCGAAGGGCGTCAGGCTGAGGATGGGCTGGGAGCTCTTGTTGGCACTTGTCTGGGAGCTGGCGTTCGGCACCTTCCGCACCGAGAGGCAGCGCGTGCGGTAGAGGTCGGCGCGCGCCCGGCAGCAGCCTAACCGGCTCAGCACGTCCCGGCGGAAGGCCCGGGTGAACAAGGCGTACAGGAAGGGGTTGGCGCAGGAGTTGATGGGGTAGAAGAGCACCAGCAGGATCTTGGAGTGGCTGACGGTGATGAGGGGCAGCTTCAGCGCAGCCGAGATGGCGAAGAAGGAGATGGGCGCCATGCACAGGAAGTCGGTGAAGATGAGCACGGCCATGCGCTTGGCGATGGTGGCGTCGCTGTGCTTGGTGCAGAGCGCGGGGTTGCGCACGGTCAGGTAGATGCGCACGTAGCAGGTGCAGACGACCGTGAAGGCCACCACGTTGAGGAGCAGCAGGGCGATGACGTAGCCCTGCGCCGGCGCCGAGTCGATGTCCATGGGCAGGCACATGCTCACCTTGGCGTAGCTGCTCACGCCGCAGAGGggcagcacagccagcagcagcgCCGAGGCCCAGCCCCCCACCATGACGGCGGCGGCGTGGCGCAGGCGCAGCTTGCGGTCCAGCTGCATGGCGTAGGTGATGGTGTGCCAGCGCTCCAGCGTGACGGCGGTGAGTGTGTAGACCGACAGCTCGCTGGCGAACACGGTGAGGAAGCCCGCCGCGCCACAGCCGGCGCCCGTCTGCCAGTCGATGGCGTGGTTGTAGTACTGGTGCTGAGAGCGGTAGTCGATGCAGGCGATCAGCAGCAGGTAGACGCCCATGCACAGGTCGGCGAAGGCCAGGTGGCACATGAGGAAGCGCTGCACCGTGAGCTTGTAGCGGCTGGTCAGCAGCACCAGCAGCACCAATGCGTTCCCGGCCACGGCGAACAGGGCGATGATCCAGATGGCGGCTCTCAGGAAGCCGAAGCCCAGGATATCCTCGCAGGGGTTGAAGGCGTCCGGCTCCGGGGTGCAGCGGATGAGCACGTTGGTGACGCACAGGTCCAGGTCAGGGTAGTGGAAATCGATGTCGTATACATCGCTGCTGTCCTCGGGATACATCAGGCCGCTGTCAGAAGGGTACCTGAGGGCAGATAGAGTACAGTGATGGGGAGAGAGGGCAGGCCAGGAGGACAGGGCATTCATGTGTTTAGTGTCCAGAGACACTAAGGGGACTGAgcctttcaccctggaacagaggagactacgtggggacttgattcaaatcttcaaaatcatgaaaggcatcgaccacatcaaaccagaggagcttttccagatcagcagggacacacgcacccggggacacaaatggaaattgggcttcaaggcattcaagacagaaaacaggagacacttcttcacacagagaggcgtcacaatctgaacaaactcccagcgatgtggctgaagagacaatttgggaacattcaaaaacagactggataggatccttgatcacttagttattaatggacaccaaacgagcacgatggggcgaatgggctcctctaaATAACCCGTGTGAAAAGTTCTGGTACTACAGAATAATACTAGTGTCTGTCCAGTGTAAAACCATAATCTGTTCCTAGAGCAATAAAGCAAAAGCCTCCCTCTGTGTTGAACTAATTTGTGGACCACACACAGCCCTGACTGGTTCTTCTCAGAGATGCCAATGTTTCTCTCCCACAGGCAGCGGGCGGTGGGGGCGGCCGCTGCAGGTCTGAGGAATGCTGTGTTGATTGCACGAAAGAACATCTTGGAAACTCTTTACAGTAATGAGctgtccccctctccccctcacgtttattttattgtattgtcgACTGGTGGCACTATGTACACAAGACGTGCAAATGACTTACGCGTCCTCCTGCCTCTTGTCGCTCGGGCACGGCCTGGTGAGGTTCACAAACGCCCCCAGGAAGGAGCTGTCTCTGGGGACGTCCAGGAAGAGAAACGTTAGAAAGATAATACAACATGAATCTCAgtctgtaaatatatttaaataaagtctCCCCTCCTTTGTCTCTCACACAGATAATCAGTACACTAGTGCTTATCTGGGTTCAGGtatctttttctatttttaaaccaTACAGAATCCTTTCCTCCCCACAAGGGTGGAGAGAAGCGCATATTTCTCATTATAAGTGTGAAAATGAATTGTCTTCTTCCTAACCACATTCTACCATCGTTTCAGGTCTGGGGGTAGTGAGGCTGTTATGAGAGGAAATTAAAGCTTTCTCAGtctttttcccccccttttaTTTTCCTCCTGATGAAGCCACTCCAGAGAGACAACACAGAACATCAGAGGAGGAATAATTTAGCAATGCTATTAAAACTACACCTCCTTTAGCAGCGGCTTAAGTTAATCGCACATGGACCTACATTAAAGCACAGACGGGTTTCCTCAGACGGTGGATCTAAAAATAACTCGACTGATAAACCCATAAAGTGTCTTGAGGAGGGAAACAAAGGAAAGATATACGGGGACAACTGGAAACGAGTTTATCAACTCCATTCGCTCTGGATCTCCAGCGCAGTGTGTTTTAGCATCTGAAGTGGAGTTGGGCACTGTAATGTTTAGAAAACGCAACGCAGACACCATCCAGTCTTAAATCTTCATTGTGTGTGATTCACCGAACTCCCCAGAGCAGAGTATGTTGTGTGTATTTCTCAGGAGTAAAATAAGGTTTTCTAAGGTGGTAAATATGGCGCACTGAACTTGCAGCTCTCTGAACCTCTTCCTGGGTCCCAACACAAATTAGAAGTGACTCTGCCTGCACAACAATGGACAGACGGACGGGGTGGGATGGGGACAGGGGCCCGTCTCCGCTGCCCGGACGCGTGCGCCGGTCCCACTTACTCCCGGTGTGCGTGCCAGTTGGTGAAGGCGCAGCAGTGGCTGGGGTAGGTGAGCTGCGCCTCCTGCAGGGACAGGAAGCTGTCGAGGGGAGGGAGCGTCTTCAGGGCGTGGGCGGAGCGCGCCGTCAGCACCCGCACCCCCTGCAGCCCCCGGGCCGGGAGCGAGTGCAGCGCCGTGGAGGAGACGTCCCTGCAAGACAGGCGGAAGGGTGAGAGCGgactactacacacacacacacagacactgcccaACACTGACAGAAAAATAGGAGTCCGGTAATATTTACAGAGTAACCAGTACTGCTGATAAGACAGAGACGTATTCACTGGGGTGGAATGAATTGTCGAGGGGTGACAGATGGGGCTGTGTTTGTGGGGCAGGTTCTGGAGGGACAGTTTTACGTCTTCATTTCTGGAGTGAAAGGACAGAAGGACAGTGACTCCGAATACTTTTGAGAGGcatcttgtttttatttccccAAACTGTCACCACAAAGCATGTCcagtatgtatgaatgtatttaatgtattaatgtaatgaAGCTGGTGCTCTCAATATCCACTTGTCCGAAACCTCTGTCGTGTCTGTGGTTAGGGATGGGGAGAGTGTGACGTGTGTTCGGTGGTCCACAGCTGGTCCACAGCATCTCTAACTCACAGCATGCTGGGTCCCTCGGCTCCACTGAAGGCATCGCTGTGGATCCTGCGCAGGTATCTGTTATCTTTCAGAACtctataaaagaaaaacagatataGATGTTTACATTTTGGAATTGTAATTTCGGAGTTCCTTCTAAAAGCAGTTCAATTTCTGATAGTAAGACAATCTGTCAAATGCATACATCAGTACCTGTATCTATAATAGCAACACAGGGGCCAAGCGAGGCAAGATTGTATATCAGTGTGGACAGGAAACGTAGGCCAACTACGCTGGGAAATATCCAGATTGGGGCAACTTTTCACTGTTTTTCCAGTCAAGATCACAGCATTTTAACTGTACTGTAAAAACAGCCGAGTGTCCGTTTACAGGGAGCTCTTCCTCTCTTTAAGAGTTATTTGTAAACAAAGCCAGGCTCAGCCAATCGCGTCGCAGCGAGTGTGCGGCAGAGAGGAGAACGAGAATAAAAGCACCGGCCTCACAATCAGTGTTTAGTCTCAGGGGCTGTATTTACTAGTACATAATGTGCCATTGATTACTGGTGGCTGCCGTCCCCGGAGATACAGGCGGTAAGAGTCTGGGCCGCAGATCGATGTGTGAGCTGAAATGAAACCCACGCAGCCAGACTGACAGCACTCTCTGGGTTATTGCTTTATCAGTCAGGGggcggttagttccccctgctggagcccgagtccaagatcttttaaagattttatggatgattgtttttaaaaaaagattttaaaaatgaatcttaattgtttttaaagatttagttgtttttaaatcacactgtttagggttttttggtttaagttttgttatattcttttgtcaaatacattgaccattttggatttaattttaaatgcattggactttttttgtttgttttttatttttacttttttaattgtttctttattttgttcaatgcattttcagttactttcaatgtatttgacctttatgttggtgagcagttttttgcttttatcacgtttgttttgtttttttgggcacgtttattttgaagttaattgttttgttctttgttaaaatcacagattttaaaaattttaagtgattttaaggattgatattttaacgattttaatcatgagcattaaaaactgaattgtttttatttacgaaaaatggaaaatactaaattcaataaaatagtatttatcAGTCAGGGTAAGTTctgaagagaaagagggagagaaaacgAGACACACTTACAGTTTATCCACCTTAGTCCCATTGAACGCGTGGCTCTGGATGTCTTCAAATCCGTTTTTAAAGAGGTTCCTgtgaaacacattttcaaaatgaagCAGACAATGAAACTTCAGTCATTTTCAATTTGTAGATATATGTGTTCATGTTcaggttattatttttttttggtgtatTTGTCTGCTGTAAAGATCCGATTCCGTTGACAGTTGCCCCCATTGACActcagagaggcgtcacaatctgaataaactccccagcgatgtgactgaagagacaatttgggaacattcaaaaacactggataggatccttgatcactcagttattaatggacaccaaacgagcaggatggggcgaatggcctcctctcgactggacactctcTGATGTTCGTATGTTCTTACTGACGGCAGAGCTGCACTAATCGTTTCAGCTCTGGTGATTTTTCGATGCCAGCCTCATAATTTAAAATCTGAAGATCTCCATTCCTCACGCCATCTGCGCTGCACTGCTGGTGAAACGTTGCAGCGTTTTTCCCGCTTCCCTCCCCACCGTGTCACTCACATGAGAGAATACTCCTGCGTCATCCCCAGGAAGGCGTTGGCCGGCACCGTGGAGATGTGCATGTTGTCCCCTAgctccctggagagagagaggcttgtgaGCTGGACAGAGGGGCCCCCGTGGGGGTCGACTGCACTGAAGGTGGAGGGCCGAGGAGTTATCACCTCTCCAGAGACCCTGCTCCATCCCGCCCCATTCCCTGCCTCCTGGTGGGGAGACGTGTCCCCTGTATACTCACAGGAAGAAGTAGGACTCCAGCGAGGCGATCGTGGTCAGGTCGGGGAACACGCGGATCCCCGTGTTACAGATGCTCCTGGCGAGAGTGAAACAACAGCACACGTCTCAGTGCCGCGTGTAGGACTCCCTGATCACAGAGACCGACCAAATATCAGCCACAGAAATGAGCCAACAAATGAGCAAACACTGACATCTTAGTTTGGGATGAAAACGTTGAAAAAGATGGACCCTTTTCACACACGACTCACAGTGACTCTTACAGGTATCGTAACTTGGTGAGGTTGGTGAACGCCCCCTTCTCCACAGCCACCAGGTTTTTTGTGTTCTGTATCATGCTACAAGCACAAGGAAGGACAAAGAAGAAGACAGAAACATGAACACAAACAGATCAGACAGGAGACCCAAGTAGACCCCGGCAGAGCATTGTGTTCCACAAGAAATGAAAAGTCTGTGCTTTcatttctatatatatttatctgtcTGTTACACACTcgcacatatataaatattattgatTAGTCAGTGATACATCTGTGTCAATTCAAGCCCAAACTCACATCTCAGAAAGGCTGGGCAGGGAAATGAACGCCTGTCCTTGGATCGTTTTGATCGAGTCACTCTGTGTGATttcactgtgagagagagagagagagagagagagagatcatatTAATTGATCAGACACCATCCTGGCACAGGGTTAgagtctatatttattttacagaagcTTACATTCTAAACCAATTTGTTCTATTACCGGAATTTTAATTAACCAAGTATTCACTTAAAGCAAGAGTCCTGTTAcaagtgaaaaataaacacaaaaaaggaTTTAAACCCAGAACTGGAGCTCTAGCTGAAATTATACTGACAGAAACAAAAGGGGAAAAAGACTGAACTGTTCAGAGAATAATGTTTTGATTTCAAGGGGTCTTAcgtaaacacaacacacagtatgCGTCACTATTGTCAATTGTAGGACCATAAATATACAAGCATACAATACTGTGACACGCAACAAACCTCTGCTCGACGTACCCTACCCTTCGACAAAGACTTATGTTTTCCTCAATAGACGACAACTCGCAGAATGAATAGACCCTCAGGAACATATTCCAGACTGGAAGTCCCTCGACCCTGACCTGCTGCCCTGTTCTCCGCAGGGCACGCGTCTCCCAGAGGAGAGGCGACTCGGAGGTCAACAGGCTGAGTGAGAGGACTGACCCGACCTCGGCTGTAATAGTCATACACTGCTGACGTCAGCGGCCCCCGAGACGGTGGCCCTTCCTTTCACAAACCTCATTTCACATTTCCCCCCGCAGCCTGCCTTCATTACCAGTCTTTAAGATGTGCGCTTTCTCTCTAATTACACAACCTTTCATTCTGTGTTTGCGAAATGCAAATGCTATTTAAGGGACGGGAGGAAATTGGATTTTCATATTTCCGTCCAGACGGGCTTTGATTCGCAGCTGTCGCGATAATGAGATTCCACAGGGCTGGCGGGGTGATTACGGCCGACCGTCTGAGCCTCACTTTGCCTTTAACTTTCACAGCGAGTTACAGAAGTTTCTCTCTGCGGTGCCGACGGCACAGCCAGCGTCTAAGGGCTGTGATTCTCTCCTCCTTTCACGACGGAGATGTAAAATGTGGCCCCGATGTGTTAGAGCTAAGCCAGAGAAGAGGCACTCCCATTATCCTCAGATATACAGCTGTGTGCCACTTTATTCTCCGGGAGCTCTTGCCCGTCTTGGCAATATTCGAGAAGGGCTGAGGTGCAAATTACCCGCGTGGTATTTATAGCTATTCTTCACAGGTGCCAGTACCTTGTCCTCCAGATCTTTAGATGAccctcaaacacacaaacagctgAGTTGGTTTTATCTGCACAACTAAACTAACTGACCGTCCAAAAGCAACATGAGAAAATGAACGACTCGGTAGCTAGACAAGAGGGCTGTTCCTAACTGTTGTGGTAGTGTTGGTACGTCTCTTTGATCGACGGGTGGCGTTTCCTTCGGGAAGCACAACTTCGGTTTCGAGGTAAAAGGCAGTCCGAGACACTGGCGCAGACAACCGAGTCATTTCCTAACCGAGGCCCATCGACTTTCTAGTAACACACAATAAAGAAGACACACACTGCCAGCCTTAATAAATGGCTTCTTAATAATTGCTTTTGTTCTCGTGCGCATATTAACAATTTGCTGTTCTTGTACAattgtttgccttttgtttCTGTGAATGGATAAGGacattttctaatttaaatgaaaaatgcacTTCGCCGACTTCCCCGAGACAATGTGTCTTTTGATGCCTTTATTCGGGATTGTCACCAGAGGCGAAAACGGCTCCGACGTGTTTGTGCTGTTCTTGTCAAAACTGCATAATGAGTTCATTTGTGCGATGAATTATACAAGAGCTGCCTCCATATAGACGATATTTAACTTGGTCTTTCTCGAGTGGCACGGagcctgtgtttgttttattaggcCCCACCGGAGTATTAAAACCTCAGCTACACATATTGGTTTTGAGACCCTTGTTTCCTGCCAAGATCACACAAGGAAGAGGCAAATACACAACCGGTGGTGCCAACGTGTATTTCTCTAGCTAGCCTCAATAAGGAGCGGTGCGAGAGCGCTTTATATCGGCCCCCTCTGTGTGTTTAACTTTACAAACATTTTCACAGCCTTTCCACACCACCCGGAGACATGCGGGTATTTTACACTATAAAAGGAGAAGGGTGCATGAAAAACACAAAGTGTCGGGATGAGGgtgcagaggcagagagagccCCGCACACCTCTAAAGAGAACTGGAGCGGGGGGGATTGGGTGACAGTAACACTCACATCCGGGAGATGTTGATCAGCTCACTGAAGGCCCTGCCAGGGATCTCTTGCAGCGGAAGATGGGTTAGTCTTCTAGAAGAGCACCGAAACAAGAAGGAAAACAGAGAGAGTGAAAAGAGAAAATGGACTGACTGCCACTCCATTGGTTTCTACTGGACTCTTCTCTGGTTtgtcaaataaagaaataaatcatcGATAGAGAAATTTAATGAACAATTCTTATTACACTAAATTAACCTCCATATCCAGAAAAACGTTTAACACCAAACTTTAAATATTAGGGATTGATAgtcttgttaattaaaatgaagaaacGGGGGTGTGTCACATAGGACAGTCACATGTCACAACTCTTTAATCACTGACTTCAGTGACAGACTGAGAAGTGATGAGAGTATTCTTTTACTACAGAACTAATCATAAAGTGGATGATTACAGTCGTCAGGGCTAATTaagcagttttaaaataataattacttaaATGTGTAAACTATCAAGGTAAAGAAAAGCCAAGTGTTGTACAGCATGCATGTGAATGTCAATTAGCCTCTAATTGGCTAATATAGGCTAATTTATATCaatttaattgtgtgtgtgtgtgtgtgtgtgtgggtgggtgtgtggaaGACAAACACAAAGACCACGACAGCGACTCCTGCTCTTTCTAGGTTTAATATCATCAACggattatttttaaagaaaatactaaTTTATGACCGTCTTTAACACATTTGGTAGATGTTGAGTGTCGATTCATGTCATTCCAGGCAGTATTGGGGTCTCTAACAGCCCCAGTGTGGGGGTCTTTAACAGCCCCAGTGTGGGGGTCTTTAACAGCCCCAGTCTGGGGTTCTCtaacacagccccagtgtgggggtctctaacacagccccagtgtggggGTCTTTAACAGCCCCAGTCTGGGGTTCTCtaacacagccccagtgtgggggtctctaacacagccccagtgtgggggtctctaacacagccccagtgtggggGTCTTTAACAGCCCCAGTCTGGGGTTCTCtaacacagccccagtgtgggggtctctaacacagccccagtgtggggGTCTTTAACAGCCCCAGTCTGGGGTTCTCtaacacagccccagtgtgggggtctctaacacagccccagtgtgggggtctctaacacagccccagtgtggggGTCTTTAACAGCCCCAGTCTGGGGTTCTCtaacacagccccagtgtgggggtctctaacacagccccagtgtggggGTCTTTAACAGCCCCAGTCTGGGGTTCTCtaacacagccccagtgtgggggtctctaacacagccccagtgtggggGTCTTTAACACAGCCCCAGTCTGGGGGTCTCTAACAGCCCCAGTGTGGGGGTCTTTAACACAGCCCCAGTCTGGGGGTCTCtaacacagccccagtgtggggGTCTCTAACACAGCCCCAGTCTGGGGGTCTCtaacacagccccagtgtggggGTCTTTAACAGCCCCAGTCTGGGGTTCTCTAACACAGCCCCAGTCTGGGGGTCTCTAACAGCCCCAGTGTGGGGGTCTCTAACAGCCCCAGTCTGGGGTTCTCTAACACAGCCCCAGTCTGGGGGTCTCTAACAGCCCCAGTGTGGGGGTCTCtaacacagccccagtgtgggggtctttaacagccccagtgtgggggtctctaacacagccccagtgtgggggtctctaacacagccccagtgtggggGTCTCTAACAGCCCCAGTCTGGGGGTCTTTAACACAGCCCCTGTGTGGGGGTCTTTAACAGCCCCAGTGTGGGGGTCTCTAACACAGCCCCAGTCTGGGGGTCTCTAACAGCCCCAGTGTGGGGGTCTCtaaca from Amia ocellicauda isolate fAmiCal2 chromosome 23, fAmiCal2.hap1, whole genome shotgun sequence encodes the following:
- the LOC136718804 gene encoding lutropin-choriogonadotropic hormone receptor isoform X2, encoding MLRPGPAAGVAVLALCAALCAALQVCVSALPFTCPGICRCGRDSLSCTRATQLASTGDFSHTASLRLTHLPLQEIPGRAFSELINISRIEITQSDSIKTIQGQAFISLPSLSEMSICNTGIRVFPDLTTIASLESYFFLELGDNMHISTVPANAFLGMTQEYSLMNLFKNGFEDIQSHAFNGTKVDKLVLKDNRYLRRIHSDAFSGAEGPSMLDVSSTALHSLPARGLQGVRVLTARSAHALKTLPPLDSFLSLQEAQLTYPSHCCAFTNWHAHREDSSFLGAFVNLTRPCPSDKRQEDAYPSDSGLMYPEDSSDVYDIDFHYPDLDLCVTNVLIRCTPEPDAFNPCEDILGFGFLRAAIWIIALFAVAGNALVLLVLLTSRYKLTVQRFLMCHLAFADLCMGVYLLLIACIDYRSQHQYYNHAIDWQTGAGCGAAGFLTVFASELSVYTLTAVTLERWHTITYAMQLDRKLRLRHAAAVMVGGWASALLLAVLPLCGVSSYAKVSMCLPMDIDSAPAQGYVIALLLLNVVAFTVVCTCYVRIYLTVRNPALCTKHSDATIAKRMAVLIFTDFLCMAPISFFAISAALKLPLITVSHSKILLVLFYPINSCANPFLYALFTRAFRRDVLSRLGCCRARADLYRTRCLSVRKVPNASSQTSANKSSQPILSLTPFAHPCPPEKNPDGHYCKPPLRTI
- the LOC136718804 gene encoding lutropin-choriogonadotropic hormone receptor isoform X1 — translated: MLRPGPAAGVAVLALCAALCAALQVCVSALPFTCPGICRCGRDSLSCTRATQLASTGDFSHTASLRLTHLPLQEIPGRAFSELINISRIEITQSDSIKTIQGQAFISLPSLSEIMIQNTKNLVAVEKGAFTNLTKLRYLSICNTGIRVFPDLTTIASLESYFFLELGDNMHISTVPANAFLGMTQEYSLMNLFKNGFEDIQSHAFNGTKVDKLVLKDNRYLRRIHSDAFSGAEGPSMLDVSSTALHSLPARGLQGVRVLTARSAHALKTLPPLDSFLSLQEAQLTYPSHCCAFTNWHAHREDSSFLGAFVNLTRPCPSDKRQEDAYPSDSGLMYPEDSSDVYDIDFHYPDLDLCVTNVLIRCTPEPDAFNPCEDILGFGFLRAAIWIIALFAVAGNALVLLVLLTSRYKLTVQRFLMCHLAFADLCMGVYLLLIACIDYRSQHQYYNHAIDWQTGAGCGAAGFLTVFASELSVYTLTAVTLERWHTITYAMQLDRKLRLRHAAAVMVGGWASALLLAVLPLCGVSSYAKVSMCLPMDIDSAPAQGYVIALLLLNVVAFTVVCTCYVRIYLTVRNPALCTKHSDATIAKRMAVLIFTDFLCMAPISFFAISAALKLPLITVSHSKILLVLFYPINSCANPFLYALFTRAFRRDVLSRLGCCRARADLYRTRCLSVRKVPNASSQTSANKSSQPILSLTPFAHPCPPEKNPDGHYCKPPLRTI